GCGCGCGAGGCGAAGTCGATGCCGTAGAAGCAGGGCCACTTCACCGGCGGACTCGAGATCCGCACGTGCACCTCGGCCGCGCCGAACTCGCGCAGCATCCGCACGAGCGCGCGCTGGGTGTTGCCGCGGACGATCGAGTCGTCGACGACCACGAGGCGCTTGCCGGCGATGACGTCGCGCAGCGGGTTGAGCTTGAGTCGGATGCCGAGCTGGCGGATCGTCTGGGACGGCTGGATGAAGGTCCGCCCGACGTAGGAGTTCTTGACCAGGCCGTGGCCGAACGGGATGCCGCTCTCCTCGGCGTACCCGATCGCCGCCGGGGTGCCCGACTCCGGCACCGGGATGACCAGATCGGCCTCGACCGGGGCGGTGCGCGCCAACTTGCGGCCGATGCGCTCGCGCACGCTGAACACGCGCTGCTCGCTGATCGTGGTGTCAGGGCGCGCCAGGTAGACGTACTCGAAGATGCAGCCCTTGGGCGCGGCCTCGGCGAACCGGCTGCTGCGCAGGCCGTTCTCGTCGATGGCGACGAACTCGCCGGGCTCGATCTCACGGATGTACGAGGCGCCGACGATGTCGAGGGCGGCGGTCTCACTGGCGATGACCCAGCCGCGCTCCAGCCGGCCGAGCACGAGCGGGCGGATGCCCTGGGGGTCGCGGGCGCCGTAGAGGGTGGTCTCGTCCATAAACACGAGCGAGAAGGCACCACGCAGCTTCGGCAGGACCTCGAGCGCGGCGTCCTCGACCGAGCGGTCACGGTAGGACGCGAACAGCGAGGCCATGACGGAGGTGTCGGTCGTGGCGGTCTCGGCGTGAGCGGACTTCGGGTCGCCGGCCGTGCGCTCGAGCAGCAGCTGGACGAGCTCGTGGGTGTTCGTCAGGTTGCCGTTGTGGCCCAGCGCGACCGACCCCTGCGCCGTGGGGCGGAACGTCGGCTGCGCGTTCTGCCAGACACTGGCGCCGGTGGTGGAGTACCGCGCGTGGCCGATCGCGACCTCGCCCTGCAAGGACTCCAAGGTGGCCTCGTCGAAGACCTGGGAGACGAGTCCCATGTCCTTGTAGACCAGGATCTGGCGGCCGTTGCTGACCGCGATGCCGGCCGACTCCTGCCCGCGGTGCTGCAGGGCATAGAGGCCGAAGTACGTCAGTTTCGCGACTTCCTCACCGGGCGCCCAGACACCGAAGACACCACAGGCGTCCTGGGGTCCGGCATCGGCGGGGTCGAGCTCGTGGGTCAGGAGACCATCTCCGCGGGGCACGGATTCAGTCTAGCGGCCACCCACGGGCGCCATGACCACCACGGGAAGGTCGAGAAGCCGACACAAACAGTCATGGCTGCTTGGAAGTCTTCCACTCGGGACTCGGGCGGGCTACCGTGTGAGCCACCTCACAGTCACTGTCTCGTCACCGTCCCTCAGGAGACCCCATGACCGACGCCACGTTCATCGCCGACCACGCCCGCGCCGCAGCGGACGCCGCCCCCGACGAGACGGGGTGGATCTACGAGGGTCGCGAGTGGACGTGGGCGCAGGCGTGGGAGTCGGTGCGCCGTACCGCGGGCGCCCTGTCGGCCGACGGCGTCGGCCACGGCGACCACATCGCCGTGGTCGACAAGAACAACCCGGCGATCCTGCAGCTGGTGCTCGGCGCCAGCCTCGTCGGCGCGGCCACCGCGATCGTCAACTGGCGCCTCGCCGGCGACGAGCTGGACTACACGATCAACGACTCCGGCGCGAAGCTGCTGTTCGTCGGCGCCGAGCTGATGGACCAGGTCGAGGTCATCCGCGACCAGCTCACGACGGTCGAGAAGATCATCGTGATGGGCGGTGAGGCCGACGAGTTCGAGGCGTGGCAGTCGGCCGGCGAGCCGCTCGACCAGTCGCCCGACACGAGCCCCGACGACCCCGTCGTCGTGATGTACAGCTCCGGCACGACCGGGCGGCCCAAGGGCGTCCTGCTGACCCAGCGCAACCTCGTCGCCCACACCGAGAACGCCGATGCGGGCATCGAGTACCCCGAGGGCTCGAAGATGCTCGTGGCGATGCCGATGTTCCACGTCGGCGGCACCTCGTACGCGATGTTCGGGATCAAGAACCGGGTGCCGGGGCACATCATCCGCGAGGTCGAGCCCACGGCGCTGGCCGGCGCCATGATGGCCGGCGTCACCCACGCGTTCCTCGTACCCGCCGTCGTGGCGATGCTGCTGCAGGCCGGCGACGACGCGATGAAGCTGTTCAGCGGCCTGCGTGCGTTCTCCTACGGCGCGGCCCCGATGCCCCAGACGATCCTGCGCGGTGCCCAGCACCACTGGCCGGACACGGCGTTCTACCAGGTGTACGGCCTGACCGAGTTCTGCGGCGTCGTGACGATGCTGCACGACGACGAGCACCGCGACCTCGAGCACCCCGAGCGACTGCTCTCCGCCGGCAAGCCCATCCCGGGCGTCGAGGCGCGCGTCGTCGACCCGGCCACCCTGCAGGACGTGACCCCCGGCGAGGCCGGCGAACTGTGGTTCCGCACCG
Above is a window of Aeromicrobium senzhongii DNA encoding:
- a CDS encoding long-chain-fatty-acid--CoA ligase, translated to MTDATFIADHARAAADAAPDETGWIYEGREWTWAQAWESVRRTAGALSADGVGHGDHIAVVDKNNPAILQLVLGASLVGAATAIVNWRLAGDELDYTINDSGAKLLFVGAELMDQVEVIRDQLTTVEKIIVMGGEADEFEAWQSAGEPLDQSPDTSPDDPVVVMYSSGTTGRPKGVLLTQRNLVAHTENADAGIEYPEGSKMLVAMPMFHVGGTSYAMFGIKNRVPGHIIREVEPTALAGAMMAGVTHAFLVPAVVAMLLQAGDDAMKLFSGLRAFSYGAAPMPQTILRGAQHHWPDTAFYQVYGLTEFCGVVTMLHDDEHRDLEHPERLLSAGKPIPGVEARVVDPATLQDVTPGEAGELWFRTAQATPGYHGRPDATAELYAGDGWVRTGDIGHIDADGYVYVEDRIKDMIITGGENVYSPEVERVLSEHPDLLEVAIIGVPDETWGESVKAVVALRPGAHATEAEIIAWAREHLAHYKVPRTIDVVEMLPRNPSGKILKRDLRKPYWAGGRQV
- the purF gene encoding amidophosphoribosyltransferase, which gives rise to MPRGDGLLTHELDPADAGPQDACGVFGVWAPGEEVAKLTYFGLYALQHRGQESAGIAVSNGRQILVYKDMGLVSQVFDEATLESLQGEVAIGHARYSTTGASVWQNAQPTFRPTAQGSVALGHNGNLTNTHELVQLLLERTAGDPKSAHAETATTDTSVMASLFASYRDRSVEDAALEVLPKLRGAFSLVFMDETTLYGARDPQGIRPLVLGRLERGWVIASETAALDIVGASYIREIEPGEFVAIDENGLRSSRFAEAAPKGCIFEYVYLARPDTTISEQRVFSVRERIGRKLARTAPVEADLVIPVPESGTPAAIGYAEESGIPFGHGLVKNSYVGRTFIQPSQTIRQLGIRLKLNPLRDVIAGKRLVVVDDSIVRGNTQRALVRMLREFGAAEVHVRISSPPVKWPCFYGIDFASRAELIATGLSVDEIRRSIGADSLSYVELDDLIEATNVPGDNLCRACFDGVYPIELPDDDLIGKHLLELPANGTEPLKVIQ